The following DNA comes from Anaerosoma tenue.
GAACCCGTCGCTCTCACGGATCCAGGTCGCCAATGATCCGCTCGGCCTGTTCCCGAACGATGTCGCGCAGAACCAGTGCCGCCAGTGTCCCTACCCGCCCTGCGTGGAGGCCTGCCCCACCGGCGCGAACCACGCCGATCCCGAGACTGGCGTTCGCATGATCGACCCGGCCAAGTGCATCGGCTGCGAGCGCTGCGTACAGGCGTGCCCGTTCACGCCCTCGCGCGTGCAGTGGAACTTCGAGGACAAGCACGCGCAGAAGTGCGATCTCTGCAAGGACACGCCTTACTGGGACGAAGAAGGCGGCGTGGGCGGCAAGCAGATCTGTGTACAGGTCTGCCCGCACAATGCCATCTCCTTCACCAAAGACATCCCGGTGCAGACTGACGCCGGATACCTGGTGAACCTTCGCCGTGACGATGCGTGGGGGAGTCTCGGTTTCCCGGTCTCCGACGATGGTCTGGAGCTTTCACCGCAGGCGGCCCCGGCAGCGTCAGGTCACTAGGCCAACTCATCCACTAGACACCACATCCATCGCGACACGTTTCGCGACAGCGGGAGAGGATAGACATGGGAGATGGATACGCACCTCGGATCCTGGTGGTCGATCTCAGCACGGAAACGATCGAGACCCTGGATACCGAAGACTACAAGGAGTGGGGCGGCGGCGTCGGCATGGGCGCGAAGCTGTTCTGGGACCTCTGTGAGGACAAGACGGTTGGAGGCTTCGATCCGGGCAACGTGATCACGCTTGGTGGCGGCGCCTTCTCCGGAACGCCGGTGCCGTCGGCCGCGCGCACAGCGGTGACCGGCATCGGGCCGCAGGGGCATCCGACGGAGTGGTTCACCTCATCGAACTTCGGCGGCCGTTTCTCGGCCATGCTGAAGTACGCCGGCTGGCAGATGGTCGCTGTCAAGGGCAAAGCGGAGAAGCCGGTGTGGATCGATATCCGCAACGACGAGGTGAGTATCCGCGACGCGAGCGAGTCCGGCGACGGCCTCTGGGGCCTCGACGCTCACGAGACCCAGCGGGTCATCAATAAGATCCACGAGGCTGATGGCACGTGGAGGAGCTACGGTGAATCGCGCGACAGCGGCCGTACCACCCAGAACCCCGCTATCGTCACCATCGGCCTTGCCGGCGAGAACATGACCCATATCGCGAGCCTCA
Coding sequences within:
- a CDS encoding 4Fe-4S dicluster domain-containing protein, producing the protein HVVAMPASEGYLLVDTVKCATCASCMLACSVAHYGRANPSLSRIQVANDPLGLFPNDVAQNQCRQCPYPPCVEACPTGANHADPETGVRMIDPAKCIGCERCVQACPFTPSRVQWNFEDKHAQKCDLCKDTPYWDEEGGVGGKQICVQVCPHNAISFTKDIPVQTDAGYLVNLRRDDAWGSLGFPVSDDGLELSPQAAPAASGH